Genomic window (Candidatus Aramenus sp. CH1):
TTGGAGGAGTCGGAGGTGTAGAGCGGGATAAAGACCTCGTCCCCCCTCACTCTGTCGCTCACTAATGCCCTTGCCTTCACCTCTCCGCCGAACTTGGACTTTATCAGGATTAGGTCGCCGTCCTTGATGTTGTACCTCTCCGCGAGCTCCCTGGACACCTCCACGAAGGCCTCCGGGATCCTCCTCTTGAGTTCCTCAACCCTCCTTGTCATGTTGCCGACGTGGAAGTGCTCCAGTACCCTCCCAGTGTTCGCTGTAACCCTGTGTACCTCGTCCTTAAGCTGTGGGGGACTCCAGCTCAGCGGGTAGAGCTTGGCCTTTCCAGAGGGGGTGGCGAACTTGTCCACGTAAAGGACTTGGGTGTCCCTCCCTTCACTGTCCACTGGCCACAGCAGGCTGTTGAAGCCCTCGAGCCTAGAGTAGCTCACCCCAGCGAAGATGGGGCAGAGCCTCGACGCCTCCTCCATCACCTCGTGTGGGCCCCTGTAGTGCCAGTTGGCCCCCATGGCGTTTGCCACCATCTGGATTATCTCCCAGTCTGGCTTTGAGTCCCCAAGGGGCTCCATTGCCTTGTAGAACCTCTGTATCCTCCTCTCGGTGTTGGTGAAGGTACCTTCCTTCTCTAGGCTCGCTGACGCCGGCAAGATCACGTCAGCTAGTTTAGCCGTCTCGGTCATGAACATGTCCTGTACCACAAGGAAGTCCACCTCCTCCAACGCCTTCCTTGTGAGGGGCGTACCACAGTCCACCATCACCGTGTCCTCCCCTACCACGTAGAGGGCGTGTACCTTGCCCTCCAGGACGCCCTCTATCATCTGCGGTATCTGGAGGCCGGGCCTCCTGCTGAGTTTTACCCCCCACGCCTCCTCGAACTTGTCCGCCTCGTCGAGGGGCTGGTACCCGGGGAGGTAGTTGGGGAGGCAACCGAAGTCGCTCACCCCTTGGACGTTGTTATGGCCCCTCATTGGGAAGGCACCAGTGCCCTGCCTTCCGTAGTTGCCGGTAATGAGGAGGAGGTCGGAGATGGCAGTGGAGGTATCAGCTCCTCCCAAGTGTTGCGTCACTCCCATTCCCCAGATCACTACCACTCCCTTGGCGTTGTGTATCATCTCCGCTAACTTCACCACGACGTCCTTGGGAACGCCAGTGACCTGTTCCACGTAGTCTAAGGTGAAGCCCTTGACTGACTCCTTGAACTCCTCGAGTCCCTCCACCCTCTTCAGGAACTCCTTGTCTTCCCAGCCCTTGTCCAAGATGTACTTGGCGACGCCAGCTAGGAGGGCCGCGTCAGTTCCAGGCTTGGGGCTCACGAATAGGTCGGCCCTCTCTGCAAGCTCATGCTTCCTCACGTCTATTACCACGACCTTAGCTCCCCTTACCTTCTGGGCCCTCTTCACCTTACTCCCTACGACTGGGTGGCTCTCCGTGGTGTTGTGTCCAATCACTACGATGAGGTCCGCGCTCTCGATGTCCTTCAAGGTTCCGGAGTCAGCGCCAAAGCCCACAGTCCTCCATAGGCCCACAGTAGCTGGGGACTGGCAGTACCTGGCCGAGTTGTCAACGTTGTTTGTCCCTATGACTGCCCTCGCTAGCTTCTGCAACAAGTATGCCTCCTCATTGCTCATCTTGTCTGAAGCTATGAAGCCTATGGCGTCTGGGCCGTACTTTTCCTTTACCTCCTTGAGCCTAGAGGCAACGTAGGAGATAGCCTCCTCCCAGGAGGCCTCCCTGAAGTGGTCCCCCTCCCTTATGAGGGGGCGAGTTATCCTGTCATTGCTGTTCACGAAGTCCCAGCCGAACTTGCCCTTGACGCAGGTGAGTACGCCGTTTGCGGGGGACTCCGGGTTGGGCTCGACCTTCAGTATTTTCCTCCCTTTTGTCCACACCTCAAAGGAACAGCCCACCCCGCAGTAGACGCACACTGTCTTGGTTTTCTTGATCTGGGTCTGCCTAGCTCTCCACTCCAGCTCGCTGAGGGACATGAGGAGGGAGAAGTCCTCCTCCCCCTTGCCCAACGCCTCCACAATCCTCTTCCTAGCCTCGCCCTGGATCCAGGAGAAGAGCCCAGCCTCTCCCAGCATCGAGTTCTCCATCAAGGCGTTCACTGGGCAGACGGTGACGCAGGTGCCACAGCCCACGCAGGAAGAGGAAGAGATGGGATTGCCGTGGTCCCACACCACCCTCGGCGGGTTTAACGACCAGTCTATCCATATGACCTCGTTCACGGCGAAGTCCTGGCAGGCCTCCACGCACCTCCCGCACAGGATACACTGGGACGGGTCGTAGGTGTAGAATGGACCCTTGTCTACTGGGTAGCCCTTGTCCTTAAAGTCCTGCCTCCTTATCCCTTCCTTCAGCACTGCCTCGTGTAGGGCGCAGTCGCCATTGTTGTTCTCGCAGATGGTGCAGTAGAGCTTGTGGTACTTGAGTATCCTAGAGAGGGCCTCCCGCCTAGAGGACACAGCCCTCTGGGAGTTGGTGACCACCACGTCGCCCTCCTTGACCTGGGCGGAGCAGGACCTCACCAGCTTCCCGTTGACCTCAACTACGCAAGTGTCGCAGCTGTTCAAGGGCACCAGTCCCTCGTTGTAACACACATGTGGGACGTAGATGCCGTACCTCTTGAGGAGGGAGAGGACTGTCTCGCCCTCCCTCACCTCCACCTCTTTGCCGTTTAGCTTGACCGACACAATATCATTAATACTCTTTATGTTTAAAAACTCGGTTTATTATGTTTTTAAACACACTATATTTTTTAAATACCTGCATGGTAAAGACCGCGTCCCTTGACGCCGCCGTTAGGCTAACGCATTTTAGAGGTTGGCTAGAAATTACCTTCAATATTCTTCATGATTATCTCGTCGAACTCCTTAGGTCTAGGAAGTTTCGTGGATCTTATTGAGTTAATAAATTCCTCTTTATTGTTTATGCTAAACAACTTATTGTACTTCTTCTCAAAACCTATCGTAGATGAAGGCTTTCCACTTATCCCAAATCCACAGGCAGAACCAGAAGTGTGAGCCGGGAAAACTTCAGCGTAGTCCTGTAATACCTTAAGTTTTTGTAAACTGTAGAAGAGTTGTTCAGCGGAGTCCTCGCCTCCTAGATCTATTCTACCAATTCCACCTACAAACAGCGTGTCCCCAGTTAACACTGCCCAAGGTTCATCTCCTCTCCTTAAGTCAGTTATAAGCACAGAAACGCTGTCTGGAGTGTGCCCAGGGGTATGGAGAAACCTTATTTTAACGTTACCCGCTTTTATCTCTTCATTGTCCCTAACCTTTTGCGCAAATTTGACCTTAGTGCTCTCATGCATATAAACGTTAGCTCTAGTCATTTCACCTAACTTCTTAGCCCCAGATAGGTGATCAGCGTGAGTATGAGTGTCTATGATGTAAGATATCTTCATGTCGTATAGCTCTGAAAAGTTCATTAACTCTTCTATCATGTCAATTTTAGGGTCAACGATTATTAATTCGCCAGCTTGAGTACATCCAATGACGTAAGTTAAACACCCTCCAATTTTTGAGATCAATTGTCTAAATAGCATAAGTTAATATTGTTAAGATACTAAAAAATATTATTCACCATTTCCAGTTAAGTGGTCACGTCTAAGACTTTAAACTTTTCGACAGGCTCCCGGGTGAAATACGTAGTAATGTCTTCTCATCTCCTCCACTACAACAGACTCGCTTTCGTTAGCTAAATCCAAAATATCTTCCACTCCTTCTATAGAGGAACTCCTCAACTTGATAACTTGTCAAATTACTTTACCTCCTTGGCCTTTGCTATTCTAACCTCTCTAGCCCTTAAAGTCTCCTTTTCATCTAGATTTACCTTTCTATCGCCCTTTCTACTATTGGCTTACCGTCTGCGATGACGATCACGGTCTTCGCCAATGTCTTTCATCAATTCCTAAGGAGTTGGAAGCGTCTTTCACGGTCTTAGCGTCTTTGGCTTTGACGAACTGTAATTAATTCCTTTATTTTTCAATAATTCCTCTCCAAATATTAGCTTAAAGTGTTCCATTGAATGGATCATGCAACCTAAGCAAGACTCCACAGTAACGTAAGATTCGTCTGTGAAAATTGCTGTTATTTCGTTGTTAAAAATTATGAACTTAGTATTAACTTCATCATTGTATTTAATATTTCCTTTCAAGCCCTTAACCTTTTCCATGTCTTCACTTCTTACTACTAGGTATAGTTCACCGTTGAACTCTCTCAATAACTTTATCATCCAAACTGGTATTCTCGGGTAAACTATCTTTAGTATCTTAGCCTTGCTGATCATATTTTTCACAAAGCTCATCACTTGTCTCCTTCCCTCAATTACGGCAGACCTTTCCTTACTCTTATCTTTGGCTATAGCGTTTACTTCAGCCACTATTTTATCTATCTGCTCTATAATGCTTTGCTTGTAATTTTCAAAACTTATGTTAGGGTCAACAAGTTTAACCCTTTTTGGTCTACCATTTACCACTTTAACAAAACCTTTCTTCTCGAGTCTCGAAACTACGTCGTATACCTTTTGATATGGAACGCCAGAGAGTTCTGCCAATTCCCTCATTTTAGCGTTGCATAGCTTAGTTAATGAGGAATAAACTTTACTCTCATAATTTGAAAAACCTATCTTAATTAATTTCTCTTCCAATTCACCACTCATAGTGAATAATACTAATTTATTGTTAATAAGATTTTATAGTAAATGAGTAGGAGCAAAAACTTTCACCTCTTCACGTTATTAGTCTTCTTCACGGGACTCTACTTAGGAATATTTAGGGTAGCCTTTCCTGTACTGGAAATAAATGAGTATTACTTCGTACTGTACTCGATTATCATTTTTGGTTTCACTAAATCCTTTATGAATTACGTCTCTGGGTACCTATCTGATGTAATAGGTAGGAAAAAAGTGTTAATATTGGGCTGGTTAGTCTCAATTCCCTTACCACTAATAGCAATAATAGTTAAATCTCCCACATTAGTTACATTATTTACAGTATTGTTAGGAATAAATCAAGCGTTAACTTGGACAACTACAGTGACTTCTCAGATCGATATATCTGGCAAAAGAAGAGCAGGATTGGCGTCTGGAATAAATGAAACTTTTGGGTATCTAGGCGTCTCGATAGGGAATTTTATCTCTGGTTTAGTAATCTCTTCCTTTTTCTCACCTTATTACTTGATGTTATTAGCAGGGTTGTTAGCCTTAGGATTCTCAAATATAACATCAGAAACCAAACCTAATACAAGTTTAGGCAAAGGAGGTATAGTGTCCTCTTTACTTGTAGGTATTGCTGGGCTATTAGAGAAGTTCGTAGACGCGTTCTTCTGGGTTCTAGTCCCACTATACTTGTCGGTTAAAGGTCCATTAGAGATTTCCATTATAGTGACAATATATACGTTGACGTGGGCATTGTTGCAAATCCCCTTTGGATACATAAGCGATTTGAAAGGTAGACTCTTGTTATTAGTGTCAGGATTTATTACTATGGGGATTGGAACTTCTATCTTCATGTTGCAGTACTACGTTATTTCCGCCTTTATATCCGGACTAGGAATGGCAATGGTATATCCTAATCTTATAGCTTATGTAAATGACTATTGTAGTGATGGGAATAGAGGGAGGTCATTAGGAATTTATAGGTTGTTGAGGGATTCAGGTTACGGATTCGCTGGGTTAATTTTCCTATTGACATATAAAGACTTATTAACAGCGGTGACGCTAGTGGTCCTCTTACAACTCGTATCAATATTTCCCCTAGTATACGTTAGGGGAAGAGTTTAGGAAAATTCCTCAGTGTGACGAAATATCAATCTTTAAGGCGTCTTCTTAAATGACGTTTTGGCGTAAAAAGTTTCTAAAGCGATGACAAGAACGAAAACAAGCCTCTCCCTTTAGGGCGTGGAGTAGGTCAGATCCGGTGTTGAGAACATCTATGAGGAGACAAAGACGTTGGTCAAGTGATCCTTCCAGTAACACGCAAATGGCAAATGAACGACAAGCCTCGCCCCTCAAGGCGTGGAGGAGGTTAGATTTAGGGATCTCAGAACTCAGGACTTTCCTTTCTGAAGTCCCTGGCTTTCCTTATTAGATGGAACGACTCACCAACGAGGAGTCCAGATGAGAACATTAGGCAAGAGTCAAGGATGGTAATCTCAACTAGGCTGAGTCCACCTGACACCAACGCCTCTACCCCTATTCTGACTAAGAAGAGGGATAACCACAGGACGTAAATGAGGATTGACCTCTTGTAGTAGAGGGTTCCTCCATTCATGAATAGCGTAGACCCAACACCCAACTTTAAGCCGAGCGCTAAACCGGCTATAAATCCTGCGGCCGCCAGTGAAAGAGTCCCTGGGTCCTGCAGAACGAGGAGCACGCCAAGAACTATGTAAAGGATAGGCCTCAAGAGTACCCGAGTTGGCCTGTACTTCCTACCGTAAACCGTCCTAAGTGAACTCAGCACGACTATGACGCCAAACACGCCAAGATATACCGCATCTCCCTGGAACCCTAAACTCCCTCCAGCCATT
Coding sequences:
- a CDS encoding MBL fold metallo-hydrolase — translated: MLFRQLISKIGGCLTYVIGCTQAGELIIVDPKIDMIEELMNFSELYDMKISYIIDTHTHADHLSGAKKLGEMTRANVYMHESTKVKFAQKVRDNEEIKAGNVKIRFLHTPGHTPDSVSVLITDLRRGDEPWAVLTGDTLFVGGIGRIDLGGEDSAEQLFYSLQKLKVLQDYAEVFPAHTSGSACGFGISGKPSSTIGFEKKYNKLFSINNKEEFINSIRSTKLPRPKEFDEIIMKNIEGNF
- a CDS encoding MFS transporter produces the protein MSRSKNFHLFTLLVFFTGLYLGIFRVAFPVLEINEYYFVLYSIIIFGFTKSFMNYVSGYLSDVIGRKKVLILGWLVSIPLPLIAIIVKSPTLVTLFTVLLGINQALTWTTTVTSQIDISGKRRAGLASGINETFGYLGVSIGNFISGLVISSFFSPYYLMLLAGLLALGFSNITSETKPNTSLGKGGIVSSLLVGIAGLLEKFVDAFFWVLVPLYLSVKGPLEISIIVTIYTLTWALLQIPFGYISDLKGRLLLLVSGFITMGIGTSIFMLQYYVISAFISGLGMAMVYPNLIAYVNDYCSDGNRGRSLGIYRLLRDSGYGFAGLIFLLTYKDLLTAVTLVVLLQLVSIFPLVYVRGRV
- a CDS encoding TrmB family transcriptional regulator, producing the protein MSGELEEKLIKIGFSNYESKVYSSLTKLCNAKMRELAELSGVPYQKVYDVVSRLEKKGFVKVVNGRPKRVKLVDPNISFENYKQSIIEQIDKIVAEVNAIAKDKSKERSAVIEGRRQVMSFVKNMISKAKILKIVYPRIPVWMIKLLREFNGELYLVVRSEDMEKVKGLKGNIKYNDEVNTKFIIFNNEITAIFTDESYVTVESCLGCMIHSMEHFKLIFGEELLKNKGINYSSSKPKTLRP
- the fdhF gene encoding formate dehydrogenase subunit alpha, with translation MSVKLNGKEVEVREGETVLSLLKRYGIYVPHVCYNEGLVPLNSCDTCVVEVNGKLVRSCSAQVKEGDVVVTNSQRAVSSRREALSRILKYHKLYCTICENNNGDCALHEAVLKEGIRRQDFKDKGYPVDKGPFYTYDPSQCILCGRCVEACQDFAVNEVIWIDWSLNPPRVVWDHGNPISSSSCVGCGTCVTVCPVNALMENSMLGEAGLFSWIQGEARKRIVEALGKGEEDFSLLMSLSELEWRARQTQIKKTKTVCVYCGVGCSFEVWTKGRKILKVEPNPESPANGVLTCVKGKFGWDFVNSNDRITRPLIREGDHFREASWEEAISYVASRLKEVKEKYGPDAIGFIASDKMSNEEAYLLQKLARAVIGTNNVDNSARYCQSPATVGLWRTVGFGADSGTLKDIESADLIVVIGHNTTESHPVVGSKVKRAQKVRGAKVVVIDVRKHELAERADLFVSPKPGTDAALLAGVAKYILDKGWEDKEFLKRVEGLEEFKESVKGFTLDYVEQVTGVPKDVVVKLAEMIHNAKGVVVIWGMGVTQHLGGADTSTAISDLLLITGNYGRQGTGAFPMRGHNNVQGVSDFGCLPNYLPGYQPLDEADKFEEAWGVKLSRRPGLQIPQMIEGVLEGKVHALYVVGEDTVMVDCGTPLTRKALEEVDFLVVQDMFMTETAKLADVILPASASLEKEGTFTNTERRIQRFYKAMEPLGDSKPDWEIIQMVANAMGANWHYRGPHEVMEEASRLCPIFAGVSYSRLEGFNSLLWPVDSEGRDTQVLYVDKFATPSGKAKLYPLSWSPPQLKDEVHRVTANTGRVLEHFHVGNMTRRVEELKRRIPEAFVEVSRELAERYNIKDGDLILIKSKFGGEVKARALVSDRVRGDEVFIPLYTSDSSNGVNNLTGNVYDKDSGTPGYKDTPVVIEKVEEGDGSPPLPRDNWRFHVKERKRQLGIRVEEKWKREEFRPLAE
- a CDS encoding DUF1453 family protein, encoding MAGGSLGFQGDAVYLGVFGVIVVLSSLRTVYGRKYRPTRVLLRPILYIVLGVLLVLQDPGTLSLAAAGFIAGLALGLKLGVGSTLFMNGGTLYYKRSILIYVLWLSLFLVRIGVEALVSGGLSLVEITILDSCLMFSSGLLVGESFHLIRKARDFRKESPEF